In Levilactobacillus brevis, the genomic window TCTTCACATCTGCCAAGTTGATGTGGGTGAAGACGATCCCTTACAGATCGTGTGTGGTGCACCGAACGTGGCGGCCGGTCAAAACGTCATCGTGGCCTTACCAGGTTCCCGGATCGCAGACAACGTCAAGATTAAGAAGTCCAAGATGCGCGGGGTCCCTTCTGCCGGGATGATCTGTGCGCTTCAAGAAATTGGTTTTAGCGAAGATGTTGTGCCGAAGAAGTATGTCGATGGCATCTACGTCTTACCCGCTGATGCCAAGCCGGGCGATGCGGTTTACGACTATTTAGGCATGAACGACAGCCTGATTGACTTGGACGTGACGCCCAACCGGGGAGACATGTTAAGCCTCTACGGGACGCTGCATGACCTGGCCGCAATTTATGACCAACCCGTTAAGTTAGATCATCCTGATGTTAAGGAAGCGGGTGCCGATATTCAGGACCAATTGGCCGTGCACGTGGATGACCAACTCTCCCCACAATACCGGATGCGGTTAGTCAAAAACGTCAAGCTGGCCCCAAGTCCAATGTGGCTTCAGATTCGCTTGTGGAACGCCGGTTTACGCCCAATCAACAACGTGGTAGATATTACCAACTACATCATGTTGAAGTACGGTCAACCATTACACGCCTTTGACTATGACAAGTTTGCCGGCGAAGACGTTTACGTCCGGACGGCCAAGGCGGGCGAGAAGCTGACGACCTTGGACGAAAATGACCATGATCTCGATGAAAATGACATCGTGATCGCCGACGAAAAGGCGCCAATCGCCTTAGCCGGCGTTATGGGTGGTCTGAGCACGTCCATTCAGGACGGCACAACTACGGTTGCTATCGAATCTGCTGTCTTTGAACACGACCACATCCGTAAGGCGGCTCAACGACACAACCTGCATACGGACGCTTCCCAACGCTTCGAACGAGGCGTTAACCAGGCCGGTGTTCAGGAGGCCTTGGATGCAGCGGCCCAAATGATGAATGAATTGGCCGCTGGTGAGGTCCAAACTGGCACGGTAGTGGGCAGTGACCATATCCCCGAACCCGCCGTGATCGACATCACGTTGACCCACGTCAATGCGATTCTCGGGACGGATTTGACCATGGACCAAGTCTCCCACATCTTGGAGAGCCTGGGCTTCACGGTCGCAGTGAGCGGCGATACGTTAACGGTCACGGTGGCCGTTCGGCGTAATGACATTCACATTCCAGCTGATCTATTGGAAGAAATTGCCCGGATCTACGGTTATGACCAACTTCCAGCCACGTTGCCAACCGGTCGGATGACCATGGGGACGTTGACCGACAAGCAACGTCTGATGCGTGCTACGCGGCATTCACTGGAAGGGTTGGGCTTGAACCAGGCCATCT contains:
- the pheT gene encoding phenylalanine--tRNA ligase subunit beta, producing the protein MKISYNWIKEYLDLNVKPADLAEKIERTSVEVDGVTTPSDGLKKIVVGHVLSMVAHPDSDHLHICQVDVGEDDPLQIVCGAPNVAAGQNVIVALPGSRIADNVKIKKSKMRGVPSAGMICALQEIGFSEDVVPKKYVDGIYVLPADAKPGDAVYDYLGMNDSLIDLDVTPNRGDMLSLYGTLHDLAAIYDQPVKLDHPDVKEAGADIQDQLAVHVDDQLSPQYRMRLVKNVKLAPSPMWLQIRLWNAGLRPINNVVDITNYIMLKYGQPLHAFDYDKFAGEDVYVRTAKAGEKLTTLDENDHDLDENDIVIADEKAPIALAGVMGGLSTSIQDGTTTVAIESAVFEHDHIRKAAQRHNLHTDASQRFERGVNQAGVQEALDAAAQMMNELAAGEVQTGTVVGSDHIPEPAVIDITLTHVNAILGTDLTMDQVSHILESLGFTVAVSGDTLTVTVAVRRNDIHIPADLLEEIARIYGYDQLPATLPTGRMTMGTLTDKQRLMRATRHSLEGLGLNQAISYALTTEAKAQMFMMKASEPTHLAWPMTVDHAVLRMNVISGLLDDIAYNSARKVKDVALYEQGRVFYREDGNERPSEEEHIAGAITGTLMPEAWNQPAKAVDFYQMKGIVAAYLKDMAVNGEVTYVPNADMPEMHPGRTADVLVHGHRIGFLGQIHPLIAKQFKIAATYVFELNLQAIIDMPKQENQYDVISRYPAITRDIAMLVDDDITNDQVVALIERRGGAFLQSVKLFDVYDGVKVPKGKKSLAYTLTYQDKHETLVDDAVTQAFDKVSKRLEDDLGAQIR